The nucleotide window AGCACGGTGGTGACCGCCTGCGCCCGCACCCCGGCGTCGGCCACCGTGAAGAGCGCGAGCAGCGCGGCGAGTCCGCCGACGATCGCCCCCGGCAGGGTGTGGCCGACCAGGTAGGACGAGGTCACCGCCGCACCCACGCCGAGGACGGCCCGCAGCGCGGCACGCAGCCGCGTCCGCCCCGGATCCGGAGCCACCAACATCCTCTTGAGCACAGCTTTCCGCCCCCTGGGTGTCTCGGTACGTCCTGATATGAAAAAGGCGCCGCGGGATCCGCAGCGCCATCGACCCCTCCATGACAGCACCCGTGGCCCCACTGGCTCAAGAGATCGCTCGCAGGATGTGCCATTGGCCCAGCACGGGCGGGGCCGGCACGGCCAGGGGCGGGCCAACGGCCCAGGTCGCGGCGGGGACCGCCGGGGCGGGCGGGCCGTTGGTAGAGTCGCAGCGCCCGACCCCGCACGCCAGGACCTAGGAGACCGCCGCGCCATGGCCGTGGACGAGCTGGACGCCAGGATCCTGCGGTTGCTGCTGGAGCAGCCGCGAACCAGCGTCCGGGAGTACGCCCGCATCCTGGGCGTGGCCCGGGGCACCTTGCAGGCGCGGCTGGACCGGCTGGAGCGGGACGGGGTGATCACCGGTTACGGGCCCCGGCTGTCGCCGGCCGCGCTGGGCCACCCGGTGACGGCGTTCCTGCGGATCGAGGTGACCCAGGGCAACCTCAACGACGTCGGGGCGCGGCTGGCCGCGGTGCCGCAGATCATCGAGGTCTTCTCGGTCACCGGCGACGGCGACCTCCTCACCCGGGTGGCAGCCCGCGACAACACGCATCTGGAGGACGTCATCCAGCGGGTGATCAGCATGCCCGGCGTGGTCCGCACCCGTACCGAGGTGGTGCTGAGGGAGCGGGTGCCGCACCGGATGCTGCCACTGGTCGAGTCGGTGGGGCGGGGCGCGGCGCGGCCGGCACCCCGGCACACCCCGGCCCACCGCACGCCGCCGGGCGACCCGGGTCCGGCCGGCTGAGCCGCGCTTGGCAAGCTGGTGGCCATGGACACCCGCGCGGTCATCTTCGATCTGGACGGCACGCTGGTGGACAGCGAGCCGGCGTACTACGAGGCGGGCCGGCAACTGCTGGCCCGGTACGGGGTGGACGGCTACTCGTGGGAGCACCACGCCCGGTTCGTCGGCATCGGCACCGAGGAGACGCTGGCGGCGCTGCGCGCGGAGTACCGGATCGCGGCCCCGGTTCAGGAGTTGCTGGCCGGGAAGAACCGGATCTACCTGGAGTTGGCGGGGCGCACGGTGCGGGCGTTCCCGGGGATGCGTGAGCTGGTGGAGCGGCTGCGGGCGGCCGGGGTGCCGATGGCGGTCGCCTCGGGTTCGTCGCCGCGGGCGATCCGCGCGGTGCTGGCCGGCACCGGGCTGGACGGGGCGTTCGCGCTGACCGTCTCGGCGGAGCAGGTGGAGCACGGCAAGCCGGCCCCGGACGTCTTCCTGGCCGCGGCGGAGCGGCTGGGCGTGGCGCCGGAGCGGTGCGTGGTGCTGGAGGACGCGGCGCCGGGTGTGACGGCGGCGGCCCGGGCCGGCATGCGGTGCGTCGCCGTACCGTATCTGCCCGAGCAGGCGGACGATCCGGCGTTCGCCTCGGCGGACCTGCTCTTCCCGGGCGGGCAACGGGAGTTCGACGCCGCCCGGACGTACGCGTGGATCATGTCCTGACCCCGGGGACGCGGGCCGCCGTACCGGGCGGCGCGGCGGGAAGCCCACGGGGCCGCCCGACGTTGGTAGAAACGTGAACTACTTTGCGGACGCCGAGGCACCGGGGGCCACCGGGGCCGTCACCGAGGTCGAGGTCGCCGTCATCGGGGCCGGCCAGGCGGGGCTGTCGGCCGGCTACTTCCTGCGCCGCGCCGGACTGCGGCCGGGGACGGACTTCGTGCTGCTGGACCACTCCCCCGGCCCCGGCGGCGCCTGGCAGTTCCGCTGGCCCACGCTCACGTACGGCAAGGCGCACCGGGTGCACGACCTGCCGGGGCTCGCGCTGACCGGGGCCGACGAGGGGCGCCCGGCCGCCGAGGTGGTGGCCGGCTACTTCGCGGCCTACGAGGACGCCTTCGGCCTGCGGGTACGCCGCCCGGTGCACGTCGGCGAGGTGCGTGCCGCACCGGACGGCCGGCTGCTGGTGGTCTCCGCCGCCGGAACCTGGTCGGCGCGGGCGCTGATCAACGCCACCGGCACCTGGGACCGCCCGTTCCTGCCGCACTACCCCGGCCAGGAGAGCTTCCGGGGACGCCAACTGCACACCGCCGGGTACCGGGGGCCGGAGGAGTTCGCCGGGCAGCGCGTGATCGTGGTCGGCGGCGGCGCCTCCGGCACCCAGCACCTGCTGGAGCTGGCCGGCGTGGCGGCCCGTACCACCTGGGTCACCCGGCGCCCGCCGGTCTTCGTCACCGGCCCGTTCGACGCCGGGCGCGGCCGGGACGCGGTGGCCCGGGTCGAGGAACGCACCCGGCGCGGGCTCCCGCCGCGCAGCGTGGTCTCCGTCACCGGGCTGACCTCGACCCCGGCGGTCGAACGGGCCCGGGCGGCCGGGGTGCTCCGGCGGCTGCCGATGTTCGACCGGGTCACCCCGGACGGCGTGGCCTGGGCCGACGGACGCGAGATCGAGGCCGACGTGATCCTGTGGGCCACCGGGTTCCGCGCCGACCTCGCCCATCTCGCCCCGCTGCGGCTGCGGGAGCCCGGCGGCGGGATCCGGATGGCCGGCACCCGGGTGGTCAAGAACCCGCGCGTCCACCTCATCGGCTACGGCGGCTCGGCGAGCACGATCGGCGCCAACCGGGCCGGGCGCGCCGCGGTGCGGGAGATCACCGCGCTGCTCGGGATCGGCGACCGAACACACGAACACGGGAGCGAACGTTCGCCAGAACGCGTGTACTGACACCCAAGTGGCCCCACGGCACCACCGGGGCCGGTGATGCTTGCGGTGTGCGGGTGACGAGCCGCGGACCGTCACCGGCACCACCCCGGCCATGTCCCTTACTGCGCCGGGGAGTTCGGTCCCACAACGCTATGCGCAAGGAGAAACCCGATGAACCTCGTCACCAGCCTGCTCGCCGGCGTCCTGCACTTCCTGGGCTGGCTGATCTGAGCTGACCTGACGCGACGGAACGGCGCCCCCCACCCCTCGTCCCGGGGTGGCGGGGCGCCGCCCGCGCGGCTCAGCGGTCCAGCGGACGCCCCGCGGTCTCCGGCAGCACCACGTAGACGGCGGCCGAGACCAGGCAGAGCACCGCCACGTACCACGGGAACCACTCGGCGTGGCCGGCCTGCTGGAACCAGGTGCCGACGTACGGCGCCGTACCGCCGAAGACCGCCACCGTCAGCGAGTAGGGGAAGCCGATGCCCGCGGCGCGCACCCGGGCCGGGAAGACCTCGGCGTTGACCGCGGCAGCCACCGAGGTGTAGCCGGTGAGCAGCACCATCCCCGCACACCCCACCAGCACCAGCGACAGCAGCGAACCGGTGAGCAGGTGCAGCAGCGGCACCACCAGCACCGCGAACCCCACCGCGAAGCCGATCAGCAGCGGCTTGCGGCCGATCCGGTCGGAGAGCATCCCGCCGAGCGGCTGGAGCACCGCGAAGAACGCCAGCGTGATGGTGCCCGCGGTCAGCGCGTCCCCCTTGCCGAGCCCCGCGTGGACGGTGGCGTAGGTCGGCAGATAGGTGGTCCAGGTGTAGTACGCGATGGTGCCGCCGACCGTGATGCCGCAGATCAGCAACGACTGGCGGGGGTGGCGGCGGAGCGCCTCGAAGAGCCCGGGGCGCGGCGCCCGCTGCTGCTCCTCACTGCGGGTCTCCACCGCGCCGCGCCGGATCCACAGCCCGACCAGCGAGATCACCGCGCCCACGGCGAACGCCACCCGCCAGCCCCACGAGGTCATCTGCGCGTCGGTCAGCACCTGCGCGAGCAGCGCCGCGAGCCCGGAGGCGACGAGCTGCCCGGCGGTGGTCGACACGTACTGGAAGCTGGAGAAGAGCCCGCGCCGGCCCGGACCGGCCGACTCCACCAGGAACGTGGTGGACGCGGCGAACTCCCCGCCCACCGACAGCCCTTGCAGCAGCCGCGCCACCACCAGCACCACCGGGCCCAGCACACCGGCGCTCGTGTACGTCGGCGTCACCGCAACCAGCAGGCTGCCGCCGCCCATCAGCACGATGGTCACACTCAGCGCCGCCCGCCGGCCGAGCCGGTCGGCCACCGCGCCCATCAGCAGCCCGCCGACCGGCCGCATGAAGAAGCCGACCGCGAAGACCGCGAACGTCGACAGCAGCGGCACCAGGGAGTTGCCGGCGCCCTTGGGGAAGATCTGGCCGGCGAAGTAGACGGCGAGGAAGGAGTAGGCGTACCAGTCGTACCACTCGACGGCGTTGCCGACGGAGGCCGCGGCGAGCTGCCGCACCGGCAGCCGTGCCGGGGAGGCGGCGGGACGGGACTGTGCTATCGGGGCCGAACCGGTCATCTCGTGCGGATCCTTCTGCGGCGGGACGTGGACCGGCCATTCTCCGCCGCGACCCCGTCCCGCGTCTGCGGGCCGCGGGTAAATTTCACATGGCAAGATCGCGGAACGCCCCGCGGACCACCGGCGGCGGCGCGCGTCCCCCGGGAGGCAGCATGCGGGTAGCCCTCTTCATCACCTGCGTCAACGACGCGCTCCATCCGGACACCGGGCGCGCGGTGGTCCGGCTGCTGGAGCGGCTCGGGGTGCGGGTGGAGTTCCCGGCCGCGCAGACCTGCTGCGGCCAGATGCAGTACAACACCGGTTACCGGCACGAGAGCGAGCCGTTGCTGCGCCGCTTCGCCGAGGTCTTCGCCGGGTACGACGCGGTGGTCGCCCCGTCCGGTTCGTGCGCGGCGATGGTCCGGGACGCCTACCCGCGGATCGGTGCCCGGGCCGCCGCCGAGGGGCGGGGCGGCCGGCTGGCCGAGCTGGCGGCGTCGGTGGCGCCCAAGGTGTTCGAGCTGTCGGAGTTCCTCGTCGACGTCCTCGGGGTGGTGGACGTCGGCGCGTACTTCCCGCACACCGTGGCGTACCACCCGACCTGCCACGGGCTGCGGCTGCTCGGGCTCGGCGACCGGCCGCTGCGGCTGCTGCGCGCGGTACGCGGGCTCACCCTGGTCGAGCTGCCCGGTGCCGAGGAGTGCTGCGGCTTCGGCGGCACCTTCTCGGTGAAGAACCCCGCGGTGTCGGTGGCGATGGGGCGGGACAAGGTGGCCGGTGCCCGGGCCTCCGGAGCCGAGGTGCTGTGCGCCGCCGACAACTCCTGTCTGACGCACATCGGCGCCACCGCGAGCCGGCTCGGCGGCGGCCCCCGGATGCTCCACCTCGCCGAGATCCTGGCCCGCACCGAGGCCGACGGCCCCGCCCTCGCGGCCCCGGCCCGCCCGTCCCGCACGGAAGGAGGCGTTCAATGACCGCCGTACCGCTGGGCATGCCCGCCTTCCCGCGCGCCGCCGAGTCCGCCGTAGGCGACCCGGTGCTGCGCGGCAACCTGCGCCACGCCACTCACACCATCCGCGCCAAGCGGGCCCGGGCCGTCGCCGAACTCGACGACTGGGCGCGGCTGCGGGCGGCCGGCGCCGCCGTCAAGGACCGCACGCTGCGCCATCTCGGCCATTATCTGGAGCAGTTGGAGGCGTCGGTCACCGCGGCCGGCGGCCAGGTGCACTGGGCCGCCGACGCCGCCGAGGCCAACCGGATCGTCACCGGCCTGGTGCGGGCCACCGGCGAGCGCGAGGTGGTCAAGGTCAAGTCGATGGCCACCCAGGAGATCGGCCTCAACGAGGCGCTGACGGCGGCCGGGATCACCGCGTACGAGACCGATCTGGCCGAGCTGATCGTGCAGCTCGGCGACGACCGGCCGTCGCACATCCTGGTCCCCGCGATCCACCGCAACCGCGGCGAGATCCGCGACATCTTCCTGCGCACCATGGCCCGTTGGGGCCGTCCGGCGCCGGACGGGCTGACCGACGACCCCGCGCAGCTCGCCGAGGCGGCCCGGCTGCATCTGCGGGAGAAGTTCCTGCGGGCCAAGGTGGCGGTCTCCGGCGCCAACTTCATGGTGGCCGAGACCGGCACGTTGGTGGTGGTGGAGTCCGAGGGCAACGGGCGGATGTGCCTGACCCTGCCCGAGACGCTGATCTCGGTGGTGGGCCTGGAGAAGGTCGTGCCGACCTGGCGTGACCTGGAGGTCTTCCTCCAGTTGCTGCCGCGTTCGTCGACCGCGGAGCGGATGAACCCGTACACCTCGATGTGGACGGGGACCACCGCCGGCGACGGCCCCGGGGCGTTCCATCTGGTGCTGCTGGACAACGGGCGCACCGACGCCCTCGCCGACCAGGTCGGCCGGCAGGCGCTGCGCTGTATCCGCTGCTCGGCCTGTCTCAACGTGTGCCCGGTGTACGAGCGGGCCGGCGGCCACGCCTACGGTTCGGCCTACCCCGGGCCGATCGGCGCCATCCTCACCCCCCAACTGCGCGGTACGGCCACGGCGTTGGACGCCTCGCTGCCGTACGCCTCCTCGCTGTGCGGCGCCTGCTACGAGGTGTGCCCGGTGGCCATCGACATCCCGGAGGTCCTGGTGCACCTGCGGGAACGGGTGGTGCAGGGCGGTGCGGTGACCCGGCAGGGGGCCAGGGTGACGATCCGCCCGGCCAAGGGGCACGCGGCGGAGCGGGCGGCGATGCGGGCGGCCCGCTGGGCGTTCCAGCACCCCCGGGCGCTGCGCGCCGCCGAACGGCTCGCCTCCCGCACCCGCGCCGCGCACCCGTCCCGGCTGCCGTCGCCCGGTCCGGCCGGCGCCTGGTCGCGCGGGCGTGACCTGCCGGCGGTGCCCGCGGAACCGTTCCGCGACTGGTGGCAGCGCACCCGCGGCGGACGGCAGGAGGGCACCCGGTGACCGACGCCCCCCGTCCCGGCAGCCGGGAGGTGATCCTCGGCCGGATCCGCCGCGCGCTGGCCGACGTCCCGGCCGCCGAACGCCCCCGCGACGTGCCGGTGGACCGCGGCTACCTGCGTACCCACGGCGACCTCACCCCGGACCAACGGGTCGGCCTGCTGGCCGTCAACCTCGCCGACTACCGGGCGGTGGTGCACCGTTGTCCGGCCGGGGAGGTGCCCGCCGTGGTGGCGGCGCTGCTGGAGGCACGCGGGTCGCGCACCGTGGTGGTGCCGTCCGGCGTCCCCGAGGGGTGGACGGCGGTGGCCCGCCGCCGGATGGACGTCGTCGGGGACGATCCACACCTGACGCCCCATCAGCTCGACCTGGTCGACAGCGTGCTGACCGGTTGCGCGGTGGCGGTCGCGGAGACCGGCACGCTGGTGCTGGACGCCTCCCCCGACCAGGGGCGCCGGGCGATCACCCTGGTGCCCGACCACCACGTCTGCGTGGTGCGGGCGCCGGAGCAGGTGGTCGCCTCGGTACCGGAGGCGCTGGAACGGCTGGTGCCGTCCCGCCCGTTGACCTGGATCTCCGGACCGTCGGCCACCAGCGACATCGAACTGGACCGGGTGGAGGGGGTGCACGGGCCGCGGGTACTGGAGGTGGTGCTGGCCGAGGGGTGAGCGGGGCGGCCGTGGCCTCACGCGCCCGTCCTCACGCGGCCGGGACCGGCACGGGCGGGGGCGGGCCGACGTAGCGGGCGGCGGGCCGGATGATCTTGCTGTCCGCGGCCTGCTCCAGGATGTTGGCGCTCCAGCCGACGACCCGGGCGACGGCGAACGTCGGCGTGAACATCGTGCGTGGCAGCCCGCACAGCTCCATCACCACCCCGGCGAAGAACTCCACGTTGATGTGGAGTTCGCGGCCCGGCTTGAGTTCGGCGAGTATCGCCTCGGCACGCTCCTCCACGGCCACCGCGAAGTCGACCAGAGGTCCGCCGAAGCCGCGGGCGACCTCCTTCAGCAGCCGGGAACGAGGGTCTTCGGTGCGGTAGACGCGGTGACCGAAGCCCATCAGGCGTTCCCCGGCCAGGACCCGCTCGCGCAGCCAGGCGTCGATGCGGTCGGGGGTGCCGATGGCCTCCAGGGTGTCGAGCGCCCGGCTGGGGGCGCCGCCGTGCAGCGGACCGGAGAGCGCGCCGATCGCCCCGGTCAGGCAGGCGGCGAGATCGGCCCCGGTGGAGGCGATCACCCGGGCGGTGAAGGTTGACGAATTGAATCCATGGTCAATGGTTGACATGAGGTATTGCTCGATCGCC belongs to Streptantibioticus cattleyicolor NRRL 8057 = DSM 46488 and includes:
- a CDS encoding HAD family hydrolase, which codes for MDTRAVIFDLDGTLVDSEPAYYEAGRQLLARYGVDGYSWEHHARFVGIGTEETLAALRAEYRIAAPVQELLAGKNRIYLELAGRTVRAFPGMRELVERLRAAGVPMAVASGSSPRAIRAVLAGTGLDGAFALTVSAEQVEHGKPAPDVFLAAAERLGVAPERCVVLEDAAPGVTAAARAGMRCVAVPYLPEQADDPAFASADLLFPGGQREFDAARTYAWIMS
- a CDS encoding MFS transporter yields the protein MTGSAPIAQSRPAASPARLPVRQLAAASVGNAVEWYDWYAYSFLAVYFAGQIFPKGAGNSLVPLLSTFAVFAVGFFMRPVGGLLMGAVADRLGRRAALSVTIVLMGGGSLLVAVTPTYTSAGVLGPVVLVVARLLQGLSVGGEFAASTTFLVESAGPGRRGLFSSFQYVSTTAGQLVASGLAALLAQVLTDAQMTSWGWRVAFAVGAVISLVGLWIRRGAVETRSEEQQRAPRPGLFEALRRHPRQSLLICGITVGGTIAYYTWTTYLPTYATVHAGLGKGDALTAGTITLAFFAVLQPLGGMLSDRIGRKPLLIGFAVGFAVLVVPLLHLLTGSLLSLVLVGCAGMVLLTGYTSVAAAVNAEVFPARVRAAGIGFPYSLTVAVFGGTAPYVGTWFQQAGHAEWFPWYVAVLCLVSAAVYVVLPETAGRPLDR
- a CDS encoding citrate synthase, with the protein product MPTAATRPSASVSPDVPRGLAGVVVTDTELGDVRGREGFYHYRQYSAVELARTRTFEDVWHLMHHGTLPDAAARAEFTARTAAVRAAPPEVLAALPAVARATAAAGPLAGLRTALSLAGAVAGFAPLYDLTPERRADDALAACALVPTLVTALHRLGQGLEPVAPRADLPHAANYLYMLTGEEPDPARARAIEQYLMSTIDHGFNSSTFTARVIASTGADLAACLTGAIGALSGPLHGGAPSRALDTLEAIGTPDRIDAWLRERVLAGERLMGFGHRVYRTEDPRSRLLKEVARGFGGPLVDFAVAVEERAEAILAELKPGRELHINVEFFAGVVMELCGLPRTMFTPTFAVARVVGWSANILEQAADSKIIRPAARYVGPPPPVPVPAA
- a CDS encoding Lrp/AsnC family transcriptional regulator; protein product: MAVDELDARILRLLLEQPRTSVREYARILGVARGTLQARLDRLERDGVITGYGPRLSPAALGHPVTAFLRIEVTQGNLNDVGARLAAVPQIIEVFSVTGDGDLLTRVAARDNTHLEDVIQRVISMPGVVRTRTEVVLRERVPHRMLPLVESVGRGAARPAPRHTPAHRTPPGDPGPAG
- a CDS encoding lactate utilization protein B, whose product is MTAVPLGMPAFPRAAESAVGDPVLRGNLRHATHTIRAKRARAVAELDDWARLRAAGAAVKDRTLRHLGHYLEQLEASVTAAGGQVHWAADAAEANRIVTGLVRATGEREVVKVKSMATQEIGLNEALTAAGITAYETDLAELIVQLGDDRPSHILVPAIHRNRGEIRDIFLRTMARWGRPAPDGLTDDPAQLAEAARLHLREKFLRAKVAVSGANFMVAETGTLVVVESEGNGRMCLTLPETLISVVGLEKVVPTWRDLEVFLQLLPRSSTAERMNPYTSMWTGTTAGDGPGAFHLVLLDNGRTDALADQVGRQALRCIRCSACLNVCPVYERAGGHAYGSAYPGPIGAILTPQLRGTATALDASLPYASSLCGACYEVCPVAIDIPEVLVHLRERVVQGGAVTRQGARVTIRPAKGHAAERAAMRAARWAFQHPRALRAAERLASRTRAAHPSRLPSPGPAGAWSRGRDLPAVPAEPFRDWWQRTRGGRQEGTR
- a CDS encoding LutC/YkgG family protein, which translates into the protein MTDAPRPGSREVILGRIRRALADVPAAERPRDVPVDRGYLRTHGDLTPDQRVGLLAVNLADYRAVVHRCPAGEVPAVVAALLEARGSRTVVVPSGVPEGWTAVARRRMDVVGDDPHLTPHQLDLVDSVLTGCAVAVAETGTLVLDASPDQGRRAITLVPDHHVCVVRAPEQVVASVPEALERLVPSRPLTWISGPSATSDIELDRVEGVHGPRVLEVVLAEG
- a CDS encoding NAD(P)-binding domain-containing protein, with the protein product MNYFADAEAPGATGAVTEVEVAVIGAGQAGLSAGYFLRRAGLRPGTDFVLLDHSPGPGGAWQFRWPTLTYGKAHRVHDLPGLALTGADEGRPAAEVVAGYFAAYEDAFGLRVRRPVHVGEVRAAPDGRLLVVSAAGTWSARALINATGTWDRPFLPHYPGQESFRGRQLHTAGYRGPEEFAGQRVIVVGGGASGTQHLLELAGVAARTTWVTRRPPVFVTGPFDAGRGRDAVARVEERTRRGLPPRSVVSVTGLTSTPAVERARAAGVLRRLPMFDRVTPDGVAWADGREIEADVILWATGFRADLAHLAPLRLREPGGGIRMAGTRVVKNPRVHLIGYGGSASTIGANRAGRAAVREITALLGIGDRTHEHGSERSPERVY
- a CDS encoding (Fe-S)-binding protein; protein product: MRVALFITCVNDALHPDTGRAVVRLLERLGVRVEFPAAQTCCGQMQYNTGYRHESEPLLRRFAEVFAGYDAVVAPSGSCAAMVRDAYPRIGARAAAEGRGGRLAELAASVAPKVFELSEFLVDVLGVVDVGAYFPHTVAYHPTCHGLRLLGLGDRPLRLLRAVRGLTLVELPGAEECCGFGGTFSVKNPAVSVAMGRDKVAGARASGAEVLCAADNSCLTHIGATASRLGGGPRMLHLAEILARTEADGPALAAPARPSRTEGGVQ